A window from Arcobacter sp. CECT 8983 encodes these proteins:
- a CDS encoding peptidyl-prolyl cis-trans isomerase has protein sequence MIKITSKKLVTSLIATLTLATSSVSASDVLATVNGDKITKQDVAILLGNPNIDFNSLPKKNKNQILDQIINNKLLTDKAVKSGIEKDKEYKDSLEKLKKDLALRVWLKKESQNVKVSDKDIKDYYNKNKAQFKVPATLEARHILTKTEQEAKDVINTLNKSSNKKEKFVELAKTKSVGPSGPQGGYLGKFPETKMVEEFSNAAKALKVGTYSKSPVKTQFGYHVIYLEDKQAEKPLEFDKIKNRIKQVLLQEKFKDFLESEANKLRDKAKIVIKL, from the coding sequence ATGATTAAAATTACAAGTAAAAAATTAGTAACAAGTCTTATAGCAACTTTGACATTAGCAACAAGTAGTGTTAGTGCTTCAGACGTTTTAGCAACAGTGAATGGTGATAAAATTACTAAACAAGATGTAGCAATTTTATTAGGTAATCCAAATATTGATTTTAATTCTTTACCAAAAAAGAATAAAAATCAAATTTTAGATCAAATTATCAATAATAAACTTTTAACAGATAAAGCTGTAAAAAGTGGTATTGAAAAAGATAAAGAGTATAAAGATAGTTTAGAAAAACTAAAAAAAGATTTAGCTTTAAGAGTATGGTTAAAAAAAGAGTCTCAAAATGTAAAAGTATCTGACAAAGATATTAAAGATTATTACAATAAAAATAAGGCTCAATTTAAAGTGCCAGCTACTTTAGAAGCAAGACATATTTTAACAAAAACTGAACAAGAAGCAAAAGATGTAATTAATACATTAAATAAATCTTCAAATAAAAAAGAAAAATTTGTTGAATTAGCAAAAACAAAATCTGTAGGTCCAAGTGGTCCACAAGGTGGATATTTAGGTAAGTTCCCTGAAACTAAAATGGTTGAAGAATTTTCTAACGCAGCAAAAGCTTTAAAGGTTGGAACTTATTCTAAAAGCCCAGTTAAAACACAATTTGGATATCATGTTATTTATTTAGAAGACAAGCAAGCTGAGAAACCTCTTGAGTTTGATAAAATTAAAAACAGAATTAAGCAAGTTTTATTACAAGAAAAATTTAAAGACTTCCTTGAATCTGAAGCTAACAAACTAAGAGATAAAGCAAAAATAGTTATAAAATTATAA
- a CDS encoding DUF779 domain-containing protein, with product MSVKRVTVTQEAKEVIEMLKEEHGELVFNQSGGCCDGTAPMCYEKGDFYVPSRNVKLGEICGCEFFIDHEQFEYFKHSQIIVDVKKEQGAFGNSFSLEIDHGYQFITKSRIFTDEEYKSLED from the coding sequence ATGAGTGTAAAAAGAGTAACAGTAACGCAAGAAGCAAAAGAAGTAATCGAAATGCTTAAAGAAGAGCATGGAGAACTTGTTTTTAATCAAAGTGGTGGTTGTTGTGATGGAACTGCTCCTATGTGCTATGAAAAAGGTGACTTTTATGTGCCAAGCAGAAATGTAAAGCTAGGTGAAATTTGTGGTTGTGAATTTTTTATTGATCATGAACAATTTGAGTATTTTAAGCACTCACAAATCATAGTTGATGTGAAAAAAGAGCAAGGAGCTTTTGGTAATTCTTTTTCTTTGGAAATAGATCATGGTTATCAATTTATTACAAAGTCAAGAATTTTTACTGATGAAGAGTATAAAAGCTTAGAGGATTAA
- a CDS encoding response regulator transcription factor, with amino-acid sequence MKILLLEDDFMLNEMIDEYLTSTGHLIKSTRTGSECLNLLKEQEFDLLILDINVPDIDGFTILETLHKQKRDIPTIYISALIDIEDISRAFDIGCYDYLKKPFHLKELTIRINRLLKNQITPTQHKRLSKSYSFDCEGLTLYFNKEPHILPRRQIKIIEVLAKNRSLIVDYDMFKEYAYNGDEVDISTIRSEINRIKKVLKEDFIINIRGSGYMIKIPQ; translated from the coding sequence ATGAAAATACTTCTACTTGAAGATGATTTTATGCTAAATGAAATGATAGATGAATACCTAACATCAACAGGACATTTAATAAAAAGTACACGCACAGGAAGTGAATGCTTAAATTTATTAAAAGAACAAGAATTTGATCTTTTAATTTTAGATATTAATGTTCCAGATATAGATGGATTTACTATTTTAGAGACTTTGCATAAACAAAAAAGAGATATTCCTACTATTTATATTTCTGCACTTATAGATATTGAAGATATTTCCCGTGCCTTTGATATTGGCTGTTATGATTATCTAAAAAAACCCTTTCATTTAAAAGAGTTAACTATTAGAATTAATAGACTTCTTAAAAATCAAATTACTCCAACCCAACATAAAAGATTATCAAAATCTTATAGTTTTGATTGTGAAGGTTTAACTTTATACTTTAATAAGGAACCTCATATCTTACCTAGAAGACAAATAAAAATAATTGAAGTATTGGCAAAAAATAGAAGTCTGATAGTTGATTATGATATGTTTAAAGAGTATGCTTATAATGGAGATGAAGTTGATATTTCAACAATTAGATCTGAAATAAATAGAATCAAAAAGGTCTTAAAAGAAGATTTTATTATAAATATTAGAGGAAGTGGTTATATGATAAAAATACCACAATAA
- a CDS encoding HAMP domain-containing sensor histidine kinase: protein MAQAKSIYKQFYQKLILATSLFIIILSFIFYGYTKSTIYEELKESLLSDAELIFKISQNADTSSSNFNIITHNGINVDLVTLKHIPEVPYSTYELNNNHFMQILYPFNDEKNQYIKIVKNINSSIKMLTKIFNNILLISFGGLIMVVLYAFTVSKTLLRPIIQITKKLSNMDENYLTQINKTNLPIEFHALADSINSLTTRIETNIKFKKELFIGVAHELKTPLAVMKLKNEVTLMKDRETQKYKDTLKLTVEQINDMNKMISSILDIGRAEGAQFEKPEEIDLVQYMQRKTNDYRMLSSKKKIILTFFSNVNHHKVTLQPTLLNQIIQNFVQNAIKFTPDNKAIAIRLEKTKEITTISIIDDGSGIDENIDLFAPFKRMGEESGAGLGLFLAKNAADALGATISLKNRTDGKTGCIATLELKNKTSRKNNK from the coding sequence ATGGCACAAGCGAAGAGCATTTATAAACAGTTTTACCAAAAACTTATTCTTGCGACTTCGCTTTTTATTATTATTTTATCTTTTATTTTTTATGGTTATACGAAATCAACTATCTATGAAGAGCTTAAAGAGTCTCTTCTTTCAGATGCAGAATTAATTTTTAAAATTAGTCAAAACGCAGATACTAGTTCAAGCAACTTTAATATCATTACTCATAATGGAATCAATGTAGATTTAGTAACTTTAAAACACATTCCTGAAGTTCCTTACTCTACATATGAATTAAACAATAATCATTTTATGCAAATTTTATATCCATTTAATGATGAAAAAAATCAATACATTAAAATAGTAAAAAATATCAATAGTTCAATTAAAATGCTTACAAAGATTTTTAATAATATTTTATTGATTTCATTTGGTGGTTTAATTATGGTTGTTCTTTATGCATTTACAGTTTCAAAAACACTTTTAAGACCAATTATTCAAATCACTAAAAAACTATCTAATATGGATGAAAACTATTTAACGCAAATTAATAAAACTAATCTTCCAATTGAATTTCATGCTTTAGCTGACTCTATTAACTCTTTAACAACTAGAATTGAAACAAATATTAAATTTAAAAAAGAACTATTTATTGGAGTTGCCCACGAATTAAAGACTCCATTAGCAGTTATGAAACTTAAAAATGAAGTAACTTTAATGAAAGATAGAGAAACTCAAAAATATAAAGATACTTTAAAATTAACAGTTGAACAAATAAATGATATGAATAAAATGATTTCATCAATTTTAGATATTGGACGAGCTGAAGGTGCACAATTTGAGAAACCTGAAGAGATAGACTTAGTTCAATATATGCAAAGAAAAACAAATGATTATAGGATGTTAAGTTCTAAAAAGAAGATTATTCTTACATTCTTTTCTAATGTTAATCACCATAAAGTAACACTTCAACCTACTTTATTAAATCAAATAATTCAAAACTTTGTACAAAATGCAATAAAATTCACTCCTGACAATAAAGCAATTGCCATAAGACTAGAAAAGACTAAAGAGATTACTACTATTTCTATTATTGATGATGGAAGTGGGATTGATGAAAATATTGATCTTTTTGCACCTTTTAAAAGAATGGGAGAAGAAAGTGGAGCTGGCCTTGGCTTATTTTTAGCAAAAAATGCTGCAGATGCACTTGGAGCAACTATTAGTTTAAAAAACAGGACTGATGGTAAAACAGGATGTATTGCTACTTTAGAATTAAAAAACAAAACATCCCGAAAAAACAATAAATAA
- a CDS encoding MotA/TolQ/ExbB proton channel family protein has translation MNIMEYIDKGGIIVYILIFLNIIGFTIIIWKFLTIPRKKAMVEKIKSKINESNLKTIEVQIEYEVKRLESGLTYIKNIASVAPLLGLLGTVYGVYKAFEAITQKGLGDPTIFSSGISVALITTIAGLIVAIPHHIAYNHFISIIDSIELKAKKEIIGKL, from the coding sequence ATGAATATTATGGAATATATTGACAAAGGTGGTATTATTGTTTATATACTTATCTTTTTAAATATTATTGGTTTTACTATTATTATTTGGAAGTTTTTAACAATTCCTAGAAAAAAAGCAATGGTTGAAAAAATAAAATCAAAAATTAATGAATCTAATCTTAAGACAATAGAAGTTCAAATAGAGTATGAAGTAAAAAGATTAGAAAGTGGGTTAACTTATATCAAAAACATAGCTTCAGTTGCTCCACTTTTAGGATTACTTGGAACTGTTTACGGAGTATATAAAGCCTTTGAAGCTATTACTCAAAAAGGTTTAGGTGACCCTACTATTTTTTCTAGTGGAATTTCAGTGGCACTTATTACAACTATAGCTGGGCTTATTGTTGCAATTCCTCATCACATCGCTTATAACCATTTTATTTCAATTATAGACTCAATTGAATTAAAAGCAAAAAAAGAGATTATTGGTAAGTTATGA
- the hsrA gene encoding homeostatic response regulator transcription factor HsrA — protein sequence MRILIIEDEITLNRTLQEGLTDFGYQVDAAENYKDAEYFIDIRNYDLVLTDWMLPDGDGIELCKIVKNRSSRTAVVILSARDDKDSEIEALKSGADDYIKKPFDFDILLARIEARLRFGGTNVIEIEDLSINPDEEKIEYNGEEIELKGKPFEVLTHLARHRDQIVSKEQLLDAIWEEPELVTPNVIEVAINQIRQKMDKPLNISTIETIRRRGYRFCYPDTEEEA from the coding sequence ATGAGAATATTAATTATTGAAGATGAGATTACACTAAATAGAACTCTGCAAGAGGGTCTTACTGACTTTGGATACCAAGTAGATGCAGCTGAAAACTACAAAGATGCAGAGTACTTCATTGATATTAGAAATTATGATTTAGTTTTAACAGACTGGATGTTACCAGATGGTGATGGAATAGAACTGTGTAAAATCGTAAAAAACAGAAGTTCAAGAACTGCAGTTGTTATTTTATCTGCAAGAGACGACAAAGATTCTGAAATCGAAGCTTTAAAATCTGGTGCTGATGACTATATCAAAAAACCATTTGATTTTGATATTTTATTAGCAAGAATTGAAGCTAGATTAAGATTTGGTGGAACAAATGTAATTGAAATCGAAGATTTATCAATTAATCCTGATGAAGAAAAAATTGAATACAATGGTGAAGAGATTGAATTAAAAGGTAAACCTTTTGAGGTATTAACTCACCTTGCTAGACATAGAGATCAAATTGTATCTAAAGAGCAATTATTAGATGCTATCTGGGAAGAACCAGAATTAGTAACTCCAAACGTAATTGAAGTTGCAATTAACCAAATTAGACAAAAAATGGATAAACCATTAAATATTTCTACTATTGAAACTATTAGAAGAAGAGGTTACAGATTCTGTTACCCAGATACAGAAGAAGAAGCATAA
- a CDS encoding FIST N-terminal domain-containing protein: protein MKTFNFIIKNNQLHDVINFNEFKTHKNLLIQVFCGENKDILQNILNTLKEELPQSVCIASSTDGEIFENSVYTLNTVISLSTFENTSFEAKYFDEKTSFENGTKIAKTLIKEDTKLLICFTDGEKTNGEEFLKGIETVNNKTPICGGMAADNASFTQTFIAINNEIYTSGAIAVSLNSKVLDVKTAFNFNWSAIGVSHVIDEVKDNRVYKISGLKSLDFYEKYLGEYVAKSLPATGIEFPLIVKRDGISLARAVIKKYDDGSLSFAGNLLKGDRVKLGFGNIELIMNNPLKSLFKTDNMNSTESFFIYSCMARRRYMPNIIDLEIEPFSKIAPTSGFFTYGEFFHNKEENSNQFLNQTLTVVALSEKEHFDKTKTLPKKEENKISEHARSLQALTHLIQQSAKDYNKQSKELEEKTLYSEQLLNLQKQFLKHSVHETNTPLSVIMGNIDMYKMEHGKNKYISNIEIAMKTLFNIYDDLSYLIKKDHVHRVKHQINLVDFVRSRIEFFSLIAKKAKLDFNFNTSQEEIYVFFDETKLQRIVDNNLTNAIKYTLPENIIDISIKKIDSNTVLNITSISKQILDKRKIFEEYYREQTTQNGFGLGLNLVKRICEEEDVKLELESNENFASFIYTFKDTKNENTST, encoded by the coding sequence ATGAAAACATTTAATTTTATTATTAAAAATAATCAACTTCATGATGTAATCAATTTTAATGAATTTAAAACCCATAAAAACCTACTTATTCAAGTTTTTTGTGGAGAAAATAAAGATATTTTACAAAATATATTAAATACTTTAAAAGAAGAATTACCCCAAAGTGTATGTATAGCTTCATCAACAGATGGTGAGATTTTTGAAAATAGTGTTTATACTTTAAATACCGTAATTAGCCTATCAACCTTTGAAAATACAAGCTTTGAAGCTAAATATTTTGACGAAAAAACAAGTTTTGAAAATGGCACAAAAATAGCGAAAACATTAATAAAGGAAGATACAAAACTTCTTATTTGTTTTACTGATGGAGAAAAAACAAATGGAGAAGAGTTTTTAAAAGGAATTGAAACTGTTAATAATAAAACACCTATTTGTGGAGGAATGGCAGCAGATAATGCAAGCTTTACTCAAACCTTTATTGCTATAAACAATGAAATCTATACAAGTGGTGCAATTGCAGTATCTTTAAACTCAAAAGTATTAGATGTAAAAACAGCATTTAACTTCAACTGGTCTGCAATTGGAGTTTCACATGTTATTGATGAAGTAAAAGATAATCGGGTATATAAAATCTCTGGATTAAAATCCCTTGATTTCTATGAAAAATATTTAGGAGAGTATGTTGCAAAGTCTTTACCTGCTACTGGAATAGAATTTCCATTAATTGTAAAAAGAGACGGAATTTCCCTTGCAAGGGCTGTTATAAAAAAGTATGATGATGGAAGTTTGAGTTTTGCAGGAAACCTTCTAAAAGGAGATAGAGTTAAACTAGGCTTTGGAAATATAGAGCTTATTATGAATAATCCTTTAAAATCTCTCTTTAAAACAGATAATATGAATAGCACAGAAAGCTTTTTTATTTACTCTTGTATGGCAAGAAGAAGATATATGCCTAATATTATTGATTTAGAAATAGAACCTTTTTCTAAAATTGCTCCCACTTCTGGTTTTTTTACCTATGGAGAGTTTTTCCATAACAAAGAAGAGAACTCTAATCAGTTTTTAAATCAAACACTTACTGTTGTAGCTTTAAGTGAAAAAGAGCATTTTGATAAAACTAAAACTCTTCCTAAAAAAGAAGAAAACAAAATAAGTGAACATGCAAGAAGTTTGCAAGCATTAACACACTTAATTCAACAATCTGCAAAAGACTATAATAAACAATCAAAAGAATTAGAAGAAAAAACTTTATACTCAGAACAACTTTTAAACTTACAAAAACAGTTTTTAAAACACTCTGTACATGAGACAAATACTCCTTTATCTGTGATAATGGGTAACATAGATATGTATAAAATGGAACATGGAAAAAATAAGTATATTTCAAATATTGAAATAGCAATGAAAACACTTTTTAATATCTATGATGACTTAAGTTATCTAATTAAAAAAGATCATGTTCATAGAGTAAAACATCAAATAAATTTAGTAGATTTTGTAAGAAGTAGAATTGAATTCTTTTCTCTTATAGCAAAAAAAGCAAAACTTGATTTTAATTTTAATACTTCACAGGAAGAAATTTATGTTTTTTTTGATGAAACTAAACTTCAAAGAATAGTCGATAATAATTTGACAAATGCAATTAAATATACTCTACCTGAAAATATAATAGATATATCTATAAAAAAAATAGACTCTAATACAGTCTTAAATATAACTAGTATCTCAAAGCAAATATTAGACAAAAGAAAAATATTTGAAGAATACTACAGAGAACAAACTACACAAAATGGTTTTGGACTAGGATTAAATTTAGTAAAAAGAATTTGTGAAGAAGAAGATGTAAAACTAGAACTTGAATCAAATGAAAACTTTGCATCTTTTATCTATACTTTTAAGGATACAAAAAATGAAAATACTTCTACTTGA
- a CDS encoding aldehyde dehydrogenase family protein produces MVYEKPKFKKQYENFIGGEWVAPKSGEYFDNISPVDGDVLTRIPRSNEEDVELAVQAAKTAFESYKNTSVIERSLMLNKVADAIEANLEALAIVETLDNGKTIRETLNADLPLVVDHFRYFASVIRAESGTVADLDSDTVSQEVYEPYGVVAQIIPWNFPLLMAAWKLAPALAAGNCIVLKPASATPKSILLLMETIQDVLPKGVVNIINGSGGKIGKYLSTHPDVKKVGFTGETTTGQLIMQYATENIIPSTLELGGKSPNVFFESIMDADDEFFDKAIEGLVLFAFNSGEVCTCPSRALIQESIYEPFMKRVLERVKAIKLGDPLDSDNMMGAQCSLNQKEKILDYIKIGKEEGAECLIGGDVYESEKHPNGFYIQPTIFKGHNKMRIFQEEIFGPVLAVTTFKDEEEALEIANDTIYGLGSGVWSRDAHQLHKMARGIQAGRVWVNCYHMYPSHASFGGYKKSGIGRETHMMMLNSYRHTKNILTSYSKNALGFF; encoded by the coding sequence ATGGTATATGAAAAGCCAAAATTTAAAAAACAATATGAAAACTTTATTGGTGGAGAATGGGTAGCTCCAAAAAGTGGTGAGTACTTTGATAATATTTCTCCTGTTGATGGTGATGTTTTAACTAGAATTCCAAGATCAAATGAAGAAGATGTTGAACTTGCAGTTCAAGCTGCTAAAACTGCATTTGAATCATATAAAAATACTTCAGTTATTGAAAGAAGTTTAATGTTAAATAAAGTTGCAGATGCAATTGAAGCTAATCTTGAAGCTTTAGCAATTGTTGAAACACTTGACAATGGTAAAACAATCAGAGAAACATTAAACGCGGATTTACCTTTAGTAGTTGATCATTTTAGATATTTTGCTTCTGTAATTAGAGCAGAATCTGGAACAGTTGCCGATCTTGATTCAGATACTGTTTCACAAGAAGTTTATGAGCCATATGGTGTTGTAGCTCAAATTATTCCATGGAATTTCCCATTATTAATGGCTGCTTGGAAGCTTGCTCCTGCATTGGCAGCTGGAAATTGTATTGTACTGAAACCAGCATCTGCAACTCCTAAATCAATTTTATTATTAATGGAAACAATTCAAGATGTTCTTCCAAAAGGTGTAGTTAATATTATCAATGGTTCAGGTGGAAAAATTGGTAAATACTTATCAACTCACCCAGATGTTAAAAAAGTAGGATTTACAGGGGAGACAACAACTGGTCAGTTAATCATGCAATATGCAACTGAAAATATTATTCCTTCTACTTTAGAACTTGGTGGGAAATCACCAAATGTATTCTTTGAATCAATTATGGATGCAGATGATGAGTTCTTTGATAAAGCAATTGAAGGTTTAGTATTATTTGCATTTAACTCTGGAGAAGTTTGTACTTGCCCTTCAAGAGCACTTATTCAAGAATCAATTTATGAGCCATTTATGAAAAGAGTTTTAGAAAGAGTTAAAGCTATTAAATTAGGTGATCCTTTAGATAGTGACAATATGATGGGAGCTCAATGTTCACTTAATCAAAAAGAAAAAATCTTAGATTATATTAAAATTGGAAAAGAAGAGGGTGCTGAGTGTTTAATTGGTGGAGATGTATATGAATCTGAAAAACATCCTAATGGTTTTTATATTCAACCAACAATTTTTAAAGGTCACAATAAAATGAGAATCTTCCAAGAAGAGATTTTTGGACCAGTATTAGCTGTAACTACATTTAAAGATGAAGAAGAAGCATTAGAAATTGCAAATGATACAATCTATGGATTAGGTTCTGGTGTATGGTCAAGAGATGCACATCAATTACATAAAATGGCTAGAGGAATTCAAGCTGGTAGAGTTTGGGTTAACTGCTATCATATGTACCCATCTCATGCTTCATTTGGTGGATACAAAAAATCAGGTATTGGTAGAGAAACTCATATGATGATGTTAAACTCTTATAGACATACTAAAAATATTCTTACTTCTTATAGTAAAAATGCTTTAGGATTCTTCTAA
- a CDS encoding CoA-binding protein: protein MECEFPTVNSNTEELKEIFENTKTIAVIGCSPKEDKASNRVANYLKNAGFKMVPVYPKEDEILGEKVYRSLKEIPFKVDMVDIFRKPDVIAQVVDECIERGDIDTVWTQLGLVNNEAAAKAKEKGMKVVQNKCTKIEHNSIFN from the coding sequence ATGGAGTGTGAATTTCCAACAGTTAATAGTAATACTGAAGAATTAAAAGAGATTTTCGAAAATACAAAAACTATTGCAGTTATAGGCTGCTCTCCAAAAGAAGATAAAGCAAGTAATAGGGTTGCAAACTATTTAAAAAATGCAGGTTTCAAAATGGTTCCTGTATATCCTAAAGAAGATGAAATCTTAGGAGAGAAAGTATATAGAAGTTTAAAAGAGATTCCTTTTAAAGTAGATATGGTTGATATTTTTAGAAAACCAGATGTAATTGCACAAGTTGTAGATGAGTGCATTGAAAGAGGTGATATTGATACTGTATGGACTCAATTAGGTTTAGTAAACAATGAAGCAGCAGCTAAAGCAAAAGAAAAAGGAATGAAAGTAGTACAAAATAAATGTACTAAGATAGAACATAACAGTATATTTAATTAA
- the fbaA gene encoding class II fructose-bisphosphate aldolase → MAVLDVVKPGVLSGSEAKKLFAYAKENKFAIPAVNVVGTDSVNAVLEAAAKVNSPVIIQFSNGGAQYFAGKGLKTADAAVLGGVSGAIHVHTMAEAYGVPVILHTDHAARKLLPWIDGLIEAGKKHFEKTGKPLYTSHMLDLSEESLEENVGTCVEYFKTMNELDMMIEIELGITGGEEDGVDNTDVDNALLYTQPEEVCYAYEELSKVSENFTIAASFGNVHGVYKPGNVVLSPKILDNSQKFIEDKHNTATKPVDFVFHGGSGSALEEIREAIDYGVIKMNIDTDTQWAFWDGVRAFEAKNHDYLQGQIGNPDGEDKPNKSYYDPRKWLRSGQESMIARLETAYSDLCCINKN, encoded by the coding sequence GTGGCTGTATTAGATGTTGTTAAACCTGGTGTATTAAGTGGAAGTGAGGCAAAAAAACTTTTTGCCTATGCAAAGGAAAATAAATTTGCTATTCCTGCTGTAAATGTAGTAGGAACAGATTCTGTAAATGCAGTATTAGAAGCTGCAGCAAAAGTTAATTCACCGGTAATTATACAATTTTCAAATGGTGGAGCACAATATTTTGCAGGTAAAGGTCTTAAAACTGCTGATGCAGCAGTTTTAGGAGGAGTAAGTGGAGCTATTCATGTTCATACAATGGCTGAAGCTTATGGCGTACCAGTTATTTTACATACTGACCATGCTGCAAGAAAACTTTTACCATGGATTGATGGTTTAATTGAAGCTGGTAAAAAACACTTTGAAAAAACTGGTAAACCTTTATATACTTCTCATATGTTAGACCTTTCTGAAGAGTCTTTAGAAGAGAATGTTGGGACATGTGTTGAATATTTCAAAACAATGAATGAACTTGATATGATGATTGAGATTGAACTTGGAATTACTGGTGGAGAAGAAGATGGTGTAGATAACACTGATGTTGACAATGCACTACTTTATACTCAACCAGAAGAAGTTTGTTATGCTTATGAAGAATTATCAAAAGTTTCTGAAAACTTTACTATTGCAGCTTCATTTGGTAACGTGCATGGTGTTTATAAGCCAGGAAACGTTGTATTAAGTCCAAAAATCTTAGATAACTCTCAAAAGTTTATTGAAGATAAACATAATACAGCTACTAAGCCAGTTGACTTTGTATTCCATGGTGGTTCAGGTTCTGCACTTGAAGAAATCAGAGAAGCTATTGATTATGGTGTTATTAAAATGAATATTGACACTGATACACAATGGGCATTCTGGGATGGAGTAAGAGCTTTTGAAGCTAAAAACCATGATTATTTACAAGGACAAATTGGTAATCCTGATGGGGAAGATAAACCAAATAAGTCTTATTATGACCCAAGAAAATGGTTAAGATCTGGACAAGAGTCTATGATTGCTAGACTTGAAACAGCTTATTCTGACCTTTGTTGTATTAACAAAAATTAA
- a CDS encoding biopolymer transporter ExbD produces MKRREQLGIDLTPVIDVVFILLIFFIVTSVFKKDELALMLDLPEADAKAVEIDEDQVFIELNKTKLAIKGIEVSFESLEDNLKEIKNKKKPIIVKIDKKVEYERVVKVLDLLQKYNLNNLALVTKENKSKED; encoded by the coding sequence ATGAAAAGAAGAGAACAACTAGGAATAGACTTAACACCTGTAATTGATGTTGTTTTTATTCTTTTAATCTTTTTTATTGTTACTTCTGTTTTCAAAAAAGATGAACTAGCACTTATGCTTGATTTACCAGAAGCAGATGCTAAAGCAGTAGAAATAGATGAAGATCAGGTCTTTATCGAACTAAATAAAACAAAATTAGCAATAAAAGGTATTGAAGTATCTTTTGAATCTTTAGAAGACAATTTAAAAGAGATTAAAAATAAGAAAAAGCCAATAATAGTAAAAATAGATAAAAAAGTTGAGTATGAAAGAGTTGTAAAAGTACTTGACTTACTTCAAAAATACAACCTAAATAATTTAGCCCTTGTAACAAAAGAGAATAAAAGTAAAGAAGATTAA